The Symbiobacterium terraclitae genomic sequence GTGGCCCGACTTGGGGCCCCAGTGGATGGGCAGGCCGATCACGTAGGTCTCCCGGCCGCCTACCCGGAGCGGCCGCAGCCGGTTGGTGACCATGGCCTGCACCCGCACCTTGCCGCGGGCGCTCTCCACCTCGACCCAGTCGCCGTTCCGGATGCCCTTCAGCTGCGCCAGCTCCCGCGGGATCTCGCAGAAGTGGCGGGGGAACGCCTCCGCCAGGTAGGGGAGGGTGCGGGTCATCACGCCGGAGGTGAGGTGCTCGGTGAGCCGGTAGGTGGTGGCGACATAGGGGAAGCGCTGGGGGTCGCCCCACACGTCGAACTCGGAGTCGTAGATCTTCATCGTGGGGATCGTGCCCTGCTTCCGGTAGAGCAGGTTCGGCGTGGGCGACTCCTTCGGCTCGTAGTGCACCGGCAGCGGGCCGTCGGGCAGCGGCCCCCAGATGCCGCCGAGGCCCCAGGGCTTCATGATGAAGGGGGAGTCGCCCCGCACGCCCAGTGCGTGGACCTGGTCCGGCGCGACGGGCAGCATGTCGGGCACGTCCACGCCGGCCCACTTGGCCTCGGCCTCGTTCCACCAGACCAGCGGCACCTTGGACCAGGGCCGGCCCGTCGGGTCGGCCGAGGCCCGGTTGTAGATCACCCGCCGGTTGGCCGGCCAGGCGAACCCCCACCCCAGGTGCAGGTAGTCCGCGGAGCCGTCGGCCCTCGCTTCCGTCCAGCCGTCGGGCCGGTTGGGGGCGGCGCGCAGCCGGGCGTCGGCCTTGTTGACGCCCTCCTCGGGGTAGATGCCGGAGTAGATCCAGCAGCCGCAGGCCGTGGTGCCGTCGTCCTTCAGCGCACCGAACCCGGTCACCGGCGCACCGGTGGTGGTGTCGTAGCCGTTGATCTCCTTCAGTACCTTGAGGTGGTCGAACTCATCCGGGTTGTTGGGGTCGTCGTAATCCCAGACCAGGTGCTTGATGGGCAGGTCCTTGGCCGCGGTGGAGCCGGCGTATAGCTGCTTCAGCCGCTTGCCGATCTGCACCATGTACCAGCCGTCGGAGTGGGCCTGGCCCATGGGCTCGATCATCTTGTGCTTCCACTGGATCAGCCGGTGGGTGTTGGTGAAGGAGCCCTCCTTCTCCAGCGGACCCGCGGCGGGGAGCAGGATCACCTCGGTCTGGATCTCGGCCGGGTTCATGCCCTCCAGCTTCCAGAACTCGGAGGTCTCGTTGAGGAAGAGGTCGGAGACCACCAGCCAGTCCAGCTTCGCCAGGGCGGCCTGCACCTTGCGGGCGTTGGCCGAGCCCACCGCGGGGTTCTGGCCGACCACGACGAGGCCCTTTACCCGGCCGTCGAGGATGGACTGGAAGATGTCGTAGTGGCTGTAGGTCTCGCTCGTGGCCATCTTCGGGAGGTAGTCGAAGCAGTAGTCGTTCGCGGCCGTGGCGTGCTCGCCCCACCAGGCCTTGAGCAGCGAGATGAGGAACTTCGGCTTGTTCTCCCAGTAGCTGTTCCGGGTGGTGGTCTTGGCCAGGAAGTCCTGCAGCGACTGGTGGCCTTCATTGGGCTGGCCAAGGTAGCCGGGCAGGTCGTGGTAGAGCACCGCCAGGTCGGTGGCGCCCTGCACGTTGGCGTGGCCCCGC encodes the following:
- the fdnG gene encoding formate dehydrogenase-N subunit alpha, producing MPGLGTSFGRGAMTTALWDVANADVVVFMGSNAAENHPIALKWFLRAKQKGATVICVDPRYTRTASKADWWIPFRSGTDIAVLGGLINYAITHDKIHREYVVKYTNASLLVHPDFRFDDGLFSGWNEATGKYDQATWAFQTGPDGQPLADPTLEHPQCVFQHIKRIYAPYTPEKVSEISGIPVAEFIRFAETVCATGAPGKSAVFTYAMGWTQHTKGVQNIRTATILQMLLGNIGVAGGGIAALRGHANVQGATDLAVLYHDLPGYLGQPNEGHQSLQDFLAKTTTRNSYWENKPKFLISLLKAWWGEHATAANDYCFDYLPKMATSETYSHYDIFQSILDGRVKGLVVVGQNPAVGSANARKVQAALAKLDWLVVSDLFLNETSEFWKLEGMNPAEIQTEVILLPAAGPLEKEGSFTNTHRLIQWKHKMIEPMGQAHSDGWYMVQIGKRLKQLYAGSTAAKDLPIKHLVWDYDDPNNPDEFDHLKVLKEINGYDTTTGAPVTGFGALKDDGTTACGCWIYSGIYPEEGVNKADARLRAAPNRPDGWTEARADGSADYLHLGWGFAWPANRRVIYNRASADPTGRPWSKVPLVWWNEAEAKWAGVDVPDMLPVAPDQVHALGVRGDSPFIMKPWGLGGIWGPLPDGPLPVHYEPKESPTPNLLYRKQGTIPTMKIYDSEFDVWGDPQRFPYVATTYRLTEHLTSGVMTRTLPYLAEAFPRHFCEIPRELAQLKGIRNGDWVEVESARGKVRVQAMVTNRLRPLRVGGRETYVIGLPIHWGPKSGHVQGDITNTLTPQAVDVNVQIQESKVFLADLRKVEVGG